The genomic DNA TCATTAGGCGGGTGTTAGGCACCCCTACCATACCATACCAAAGCATCAAGTTCATACCAAAACGCGGACCGATTGTAAGACGATATTGGAATGCcaattttatacaaaaaagcaaaccaaaaagaaTGCACGCGGGGCTATGATGTTTCGTGTGCAGCCCGCCAATTTCTCATCCATTTCGATGTAGTTGTTTAAATGTGTAACTCATGTATTTAGAAGAATTTTTGGTATTCAAAATCATGACAAATGAAACTCACGCTCATAACGATATTTGAATGTTAGGATTACTATTAACTGGAATATTTGTACTGAATTCTCCACTGTACGTCGTGTTCCTTAGGGTGTTTTTCGCTAGTGACACAACACATTTACTTAAAAAGTACGATCGTTTTCTCATATTTTGATTGGCTATTTATACATTCGATCATGAAATTGTTCACGAATTTAACAACCACAGCGTAATAAGGAAGAGTAAAAGAACGTTAGTATGTAGTTACATGGAAGGTTTATTGGGTTCTCTGAATTGAACGAAATTTATGTGGACTACACTATACTATATGTTCGATAGTAGTGCTGTAATACAAAACTTAATTAATCTGGCTGTCCAATAAAGAAAGGCAGCaaccaactttttttttcgcttttcgacATCCTACCACCGAAAAACGATCCACTTTTCCGGcataaaattcaaacattGAATTCAAAGTGTAAAGTAAGATAAAGAAAAAGGGGTGGCTAAAATATGCTTGCGATATTCCTCCTCAACGATTAAGATTTCGgtttaaacaataaaaataggGGGCGATGCGAGGCTTTCCTATACCGTACGCTGCTCACGAAGGTATGGGAAGCGTTGTGAGTTCTACCTTTAGCTTATCGTACTGCTCCTGATAGTCGGGATGCTCGCGGATCAGCATAGCGACCGTGCCTCGCTTCACACCCATCGCCGCGCCAAGATCCTTCCGGCTGGGCATGTAGCAGTAGGGAATATTCTTCTCTTCGCACACTGCCGGCAGATGGCACATGATTTCGATCGGTGTCACATCACCGGCAAACACAACGAGTCTGTGCGGAGTGGAAGATTTCCATCGTTAGTATCTTAGCCATCGGTTCATGGTGTCAGCCCGTGCACTTACCCAGTTTCTCCCTTCCGGAGGCGAATCTGTACATCCTTCAGTCCATTGCGAAGAAAGTTCTTCTGTTTGGATGCTGCAACCGGTTACAAGTTATTAAGCGTGTCCCAACTACCTCCCAGCACAGCATTTCTCTCACCTTTTTCGATTAGTTTGTGTATCTTTTTGGTCAGCTTCTTAGACGCCATCGGCTGCGCGATTGCGCTCGCATTCCGGATCTTATCTTCGTACGAATCCTCCTCCTTCACCATGGACACATCGACCTCCTCCTCACCTTCCATCTTTTCCGTCTTTATTTTACCCATTGTGAGCTGTGGTTTGTTATTACACGAAAACTTTATTCACTTTAACTTTCCCGGCGTTTCCTTTATCCGGCACGTGTTTTTACGGCTCGCACGAGATGAGAGAGTGTTTGACTCGTTTGACAGCAAAACACTGCTCGCAGAGTGTTTGACAGCCTTCTCTTCCGCCATGTTGGTAGCTTTGTTTTGAGGGAGGGCGCACTGTTGTAAGGTTCTAATGTTGTAAATAAAACGAAATTTATTGATTTCGATTGATGAATTAAGAAAGAACATGTGCTGCTTTCCTGCACGGCGataaaaattaagtaaaacaCACCAAAATCACCGCACACGGTTGATTGAGTctgatttatttacatttattcTCAAGAGATCCTCAATCGCTACAAATGTCATCCGTTAATAGCCTCCCACCGCTACCCAGCAACGTACCTTGCCCACCAATACCAGGCCCCTACAACTACTCCGTCGGGCTTGTTTTGCGTGAAAAAGATACACGGAAAAGACCCAATCGTCTGCATCTGCAAAGGTAATTAACGGGcttgaaagtgaaacaaaccCTTCGCAGTCGCGTTCAGCTTGTTCTTCTATTGAAAGTGGCCCGAGGAAGATAGTGTTGATTGGTTGAAAGTGATCATAGCAAAGTGCGTTTTGTGTATCGTTGTCGAAGAGAATATTGAAAAGAAATGCGAAGTAAATACGGCCCATTTTGCTGCAATACgtagaaagaagaaaagtgcATCCCAGTGCGTAGTGCGTAGTGCTTTCGTGTGGCAACAGTTTCCCATTCCTGGGCCAAATCACGGAATCCCACTTCCTCTTATCAGAGTAGATAAAAAAGGAAGCTTTTACAAGAGGGAAAAGATTGGTGCCCCGTGAGTATTTGTGCGCGGCAGTGAAAGCTCGCAGCGAGAGAAAAAGGTAGAAAATGTAGTGTTCGCAAGCAAATCCGGATCCGGTAGCAGAGCAAATAAGCAATCTGATAGGTTAGCAGGGGGTTTCCTTTTGGCtgcagaaaaacaacacccgCAGCTAGACAGAAATAACACCCCCGCGGTTCAGGGGGTggtggcgaaaaaaaacaaaccaccctCACCACCCGCTCCCACCCATCGCTCAATGTATCGGTCGTGGCAAACACGTAACCGCCGCAAGTGTAGACAGATGGGGTGCCGCGGTGGATTGTGCTAGAAAATTGGTTTACCCGTCTGCGCGTACCAGCTTCGCCGGAGAAGATGAGAATCCGGCTGGTTAGGCTGCTAACCGATGGGGTATTTTCGCTGGCATTTCtgatgcttctgctgctgctgctgctgctgacggccACAACGACCATCTGTACCATAGTGTCAGCTAGTGTTAATAATAGCTCCACCATTAATCAATCGTTCGCGCCGGAACGCGCCGGGCGCGGTACGTTAAGCTACAATAGTTCCGATCCGGTTCTTGGCGGTGGATCGTGGACAGACGCTGGCAACCGGTCGTCGTCCACGTTCGAGCAGCCCGCAAAACCATGCTGTGATAGTAATAGCACCGACCGGGCATCCAGTCCATCCGCCCGGACGCACCGTGTAGTGATagaattttccaccaaaatCGTCCAGAATGAGTACATCGTGCAGTTCAACGGTTACTACAAACCGAAGGAGCGGGAGGGCTTTATCCAAACCGCCCTGAACGGATCGAAGGTGAGTGTGGCCACTACGGTGGTGCCGAACTTTCAATACTAATCCGTTTGATTTTGGTTTTAGGTACAGAAATGGCGCATCTTGCCACGCAACAATCCGGCCCAAGATTTCCCAAGCGATTTCGACGTCCTGACGCTCGAGGAAGCGGTTGAATTCGCGGACGATGGACTGGCGTTGCTTCGTACGCATCCCTCGATTAAAAGCATATCACCGCAGCGCATGGTCCACCGTGCGCTAAAGTACGTGCCGCTGCGACAATCCGAACTCGATTCCGCAAATGAAGCCACCGATGAAGATGAAGACGGCGAGCAGGAGCCAGAACTACCAGAGCCGGAAATCGATCTGGACGACACGGAAACGAACG from Anopheles stephensi strain Indian chromosome 2, UCI_ANSTEP_V1.0, whole genome shotgun sequence includes the following:
- the LOC118517632 gene encoding H/ACA ribonucleoprotein complex subunit 2-like protein yields the protein MGKIKTEKMEGEEEVDVSMVKEEDSYEDKIRNASAIAQPMASKKLTKKIHKLIEKASKQKNFLRNGLKDVQIRLRKGETGLVVFAGDVTPIEIMCHLPAVCEEKNIPYCYMPSRKDLGAAMGVKRGTVAMLIREHPDYQEQYDKLKVELTTLPIPS